From Puntigrus tetrazona isolate hp1 chromosome 8, ASM1883169v1, whole genome shotgun sequence, the proteins below share one genomic window:
- the si:ch211-158d24.4 gene encoding uncharacterized protein si:ch211-158d24.4, whose product MEMTNENAACRFHAVVMEPERRVRTKYRSLRRQVCLVQSISALFCFGCCLFTLLYHAFPPTFKENETSEAPTFGMQYQGNELNSRKETIPTQRNTFTSFTRLTVKNHVKFTKEKGYVPWMYTPEYLSPGHTRYFILEDDNESLKVLNDGTYKISLQITYRNFSEESEEISLQHDIRHYTDAYGKYLPLLTHLEAVNLKNWRKSLFSEGIFSLKSGDRLKVWSENLKLIDVSGVISQKTSFVAYPHFCT is encoded by the exons ATGGAGATGACAAACGAAAATGCAGCTTGTCGGTTCCACGCGGTTGTAATGGAGCCCGAAAGGCGTGTGAGGACAAAGTACCGCTCACTGCGGCGACAGGTGTGCCTCGTCCAGTCCATTAGCGCGCTCTTCTGCTTCGGCTGCTGCCTGTTCACGCTCCTCTATCACGCCTTCCCGCCGACCTTCAAG GAAAATGAAACCAGTGAGGCACCGACATTTG GGATGCAGTACCAAGGCAATGAATTGAATAGCAGAAAAGAAACGATCCCGACACAAAGAAACACTTTCACTTCTTTCACTCGCTTGACAG TTAAAAACCACGTCAAGTTCACTAAAGAAAAGGGATATGTGCCATGGATGTACACACCAGAGTACCTGTCACCAGGCCATACCAGATACTTCATCCTGGAAGACGATAATGAATCTCTCAAAGTCCTTAACGATGGAACGTACAAGATTTCTCTTCAGATCACATACAGAAATTTCAGTGAAGAGTCAGAGGAAATATCTCTGCAGCACGATATTCGTCATTATACCGACGCATACGGTAAATACCTGCCGCTGCTCACCCACTTGGAAGCAGTCAACCTCAAAAACTGGAGGAAAAGTCTGTTCTCTGAGGGTATTTTTTCTCTTAAATCTGGGGACAGACTCAAGGTATGGTCGGAGAACCTGAAGCTCATTGACGTTTCAGGGGTGATTTcacaaaaaacatcttttgtagCATATCCTCATTTTTGCACATGA